The Methylobacterium sp. PvR107 genome contains a region encoding:
- the fabB gene encoding beta-ketoacyl-ACP synthase I: protein MRRVVITGMGIVSSIGNNTQEVLASLREARSGITRDASYAEHGFRSQVSGAPTLDPEGVVDRRAMRFHGGGTAWNHVAMDQAIHDAGLEQGDISNARTGIIMGSGGPSTRVIVEAAATAREKGPKRIGPFAVPKAMSSTASATLATWFKIRGVNYSISSACATSNHCIGNAAEIIQGGRQDIIFAGGCEDLDWTLSVLFDAMGAMSSKYNDTPARASRAYDANRDGFVIAGGAGVLVLEELEHAKARGARIYGEVAGYGATSDGHDMVAPSGEGAVRCMHQALEGLKGARIDYINPHATSTPVGDDKEIEAIREVFGRGEACPPISATKSLTGHSLGATGVQEAIYSLLMMNNGFICESAHIEELDPAFADMPILRERRDNAKLSHVLTNSFGFGGTNATLVLKHVDA from the coding sequence ATGCGCCGCGTCGTCATCACCGGGATGGGCATCGTCTCGTCCATCGGCAACAACACGCAGGAGGTGCTCGCCTCCCTGCGCGAGGCCCGCTCGGGCATCACGCGCGACGCCAGCTACGCCGAGCACGGCTTCCGGAGCCAGGTCTCCGGGGCGCCGACCCTCGACCCCGAGGGCGTGGTGGACCGGCGCGCCATGCGCTTCCACGGCGGCGGCACCGCCTGGAATCACGTCGCCATGGATCAGGCGATCCATGACGCCGGCCTGGAGCAGGGCGATATCTCCAATGCACGCACCGGCATCATCATGGGCTCGGGCGGCCCCTCGACCCGCGTGATCGTCGAGGCCGCCGCCACGGCCCGCGAGAAGGGACCGAAGCGCATCGGCCCGTTCGCCGTGCCCAAGGCGATGTCGTCGACCGCCTCGGCGACGCTGGCGACCTGGTTCAAGATCCGCGGCGTGAACTACTCGATCTCGTCCGCCTGCGCGACCTCGAACCATTGCATCGGCAACGCCGCCGAAATCATCCAGGGCGGGCGGCAGGACATCATCTTCGCCGGCGGCTGCGAGGACCTCGACTGGACCCTGTCGGTGCTGTTCGACGCGATGGGCGCGATGTCGTCGAAGTACAACGACACGCCCGCCCGGGCGTCGCGCGCCTACGACGCGAACCGCGACGGCTTCGTCATCGCGGGCGGCGCCGGGGTGCTGGTGCTCGAGGAGCTGGAGCACGCCAAGGCCCGAGGCGCGCGGATCTACGGTGAGGTGGCCGGCTACGGCGCCACCTCGGATGGGCACGACATGGTCGCGCCCTCGGGGGAGGGCGCCGTGCGCTGCATGCATCAGGCCCTTGAGGGGCTGAAGGGCGCGCGGATCGACTACATCAACCCGCACGCCACCTCGACGCCCGTGGGCGACGACAAGGAGATCGAGGCGATCCGCGAGGTGTTCGGCCGCGGGGAGGCCTGCCCGCCGATCTCGGCGACGAAGTCGCTGACCGGCCATTCGCTCGGAGCCACCGGCGTGCAGGAGGCGATCTACAGCCTGCTGATGATGAACAACGGCTTCATCTGCGAGAGCGCGCATATCGAGGAACTCGACCCCGCCTTCGCCGACATGCCGATCCTGCGGGAGCGCCGGGACAACGCCAAGCTCAGCCACGTCCTGACCAACTCCTTCGGCTTCGGCGGCACCAACGCCACGCTGGTGCTCAAGCACGT